tgccggaaacggaaatattgtcagaatcggaaatattatcggaatcggaaaatagttccggaaacggaaatattaaatatttgttcgaaacggaaattaattccggaatcggaaatattaaatattgttcgtatcggaaatgaattccggaaccgggaatttaatcggaagcgtatcgtacgaataagcatcggacgaggcctgccggacgaaggcccaacacgaagccaggccatcgcccaacaagccagcgcgccacaaacgcaccagccaaggctgcgccaggcccaccgcaaggcaggcccagcgcgcgccaaggctgcggcagcgtgtgggcttgcggcagtgggctgcgagctctcgggctgcgcgcgcgcgcgcatggtgcccctcgtgggctgctgtgcgtgcgtgtgtgtttgtgtgctactcgaatcctaaagctaccgggattcgtcatatgattaaatctaatcctaaaagatttagtttatttaattagagtcctagtaggattataattaaataaattagtatcctaataggattccaaatccttttccataactctataaataggtgcctagggtcacatatttacatcgagcattcaagtattcaaagtgagttttgagagcaaaattcaattacacaattgcctataaagtgccgaaaataatagtaccttaagagcgattctagttggtcaatcttaaggcggatccggacgtgctgtggactatctacggagggacgacacttggagtcctaaagacttgttcttgttcggttcgggcgcagctagggaaggcacgcaacaaagagtatgcatctaaactatgctaaatgattatgtgtaaataatatgttttcctggctttatggtttttccgcatgatttatgaattgtcatatgtatcataacctaacaagacttgactttgaggctaacttagtttgccaaacgttgatcgtgaggcgctataaatattatattattgccgtgtatttttttctttttgttaatgccaacagggggaagAGAATGCAAACTTCTCTTAATTGATCTTATCTGTCTCCATGTCCCTCATTAACTCACTTCTTGCTGtaagttttcaattttgtttttaagttttcaattttcttgTTCACCGTCATTTTTAAAAACTTCGTTGTTTTTAAAAATTCATCTTTTTTCGtaactttttaattttgttttgttttgaaaacTTGTTTAGGATTGCGAATAAGTTTGATCTTTTTGGTAAAAGTTTGCttatgttgtcatcaccaaaaagggggaatattgttgattctgagttttgatgatgacaacgcaaACTTCCTAATCGTTGTTTAAGTGTGTTTTTGTAATGCTAAGTTAGGGAGTGCCTGAGTAGGACAAACTAAGCATGTGGAATAAACACCAAGCAATGCAGGGAATTCCTAAAGAATCGATCAAGTCTGCAAATGAAGGTTGTTCCCAAAGAAGGTTGTTCCCAATGaaggctgttcccaagacggttGTTCCCAAGACGCCTGTTCCCAAGATGGTtgttcccaagacggctgttcccaagacggctgttcccaagacggctgttcccaagatggctgttcccaagacagctGTTCCCGAgatggctgttcccaagacagctgttcccaaagacggctgttcctaaaGAAGGTTGATCCTCAACGGCTGATCCTAAGCAAGTTATTAAGGTGTTCCTCATATATTATAAGGATCATCAATGTtccggagaaggaacaatgcatgAAGCGTTCAAGCAAAGCTTCAAAGGTGCCAACATATaagctacaacatatgagtttatgtttagattttatgtaagtattttaatgacgtttatgcataatatggaacaaaaggaacacgtgtgttttaatatgtttgagaaaatagtttttgtaaataaaataaagttttataatggaaaatcttttggaaaataaataaaacgattttgagaaaatcaacattggattctgatttagaatttcttgttttccaagaaaaggtttttacttgttccgaaaactactcccactattttctctaaaattgaacgtgttaaaaggggtttgaagaagtctccctgtttctctcaatcaacgtgcacgttactgctcccagtaactgttagtggccgttgaggggaacatgggaaattgaccaagaaagttcttctataaaatgaaaaggtttttcatttctcaaatcacaactgacaacgtgcaatatttctaaagaacttaagaGTTTTTATAAAAGTCAGTTTGCAAAAGAGCGTGTTACTAAAGTTCCTTTATTGTACATAAGCTTTATTAAATACTAGAGTTTTCATAATTCGAGTTGTAATTGTGGGGTTAAGGATcaagtgatccttgagttttgAGTGAGAGGgtcgagtgatccttgagttgtggggttaaggatcaagtgatccttgagttttgagtgtaagggttgagtgatccttaaagtgacttagagtcaagtcagcGAGAGAGTGTGAAAGGAGCAAGCACAGTAATCAACGAGGATTGCTGTGAGGAACTCGTGTTCAAGTGGAACTCGAGTTATTGAGTGTGTTGTATTCGAGCgattacaatatataaaagagtttgaggttttcgcttcttgataaggatcaagaagtttcctcagtTTTCACATTCTTCGTATTAATTTGTTAGctgttcctttaatttctaaattccGCAAAGGAACACCCTAAGTTCaacgaaacaattcacccccttccctcttgtcagtgttcctactggaatatcaataataataataataataataataataataataataataataataataataataataatacccaGCATACTGCGTGGCCGTTTGTTATAATTGGTACTCTCGTCTcgtgtgttttcttatttgaGTACCATGTAACTCATTTACGTAATTTATCTTCTTACTATCCCAATTAGGTAATGGGTTAATGGATGTCTTAATATGTAATGAACTTTGTATGAAATGATCGCAATTTAAAAGTGCGCATTTTTGAGTTTTTTCCCTCTTTCTTCCAATCATGTACATCATTCATACTCGTATTAGTGGATCTTTTGCACATTGGTAAGCGCAATGAAACACCATACACCAAGTATACAATACAACCCTTAGAAAAATAATTTAcaccaacaaacaaacaaaaatatgaCTTCATATAGAATCTATCACCCtgaatgcttttattaattatttttgacGCTTTCATTCATTAATTTCCGTCGAAGTGCGCTGCTTGCTAGAGGACTAATCTACCTGCATTTCAATCGACACACGTAAGTTAACGTGGCATTTCCTTAAAACGACATTCCTACTAAAACAGAAATCTTGCGGATTAAATAGTCTAGTTACATAGGGCAGGTTCTTGAGAATGAGGtatgatagagtataaaactaaacTTGGGgtttcaaccatcagcttaatcttttggttgagttggtcctttgacatggtatcagagccaacgtgACGCAAAGGTCACAGGTTCGAATCTCATCCACCCTTCCTTTTAAAGTAGAATATTTCGCGCTGGGTATGAGGGGGACTATGCTGCATccagcttaagcttttggttgagttggttctttgacaaggttttttttttttttttgtgcaaatgagccacaagggcaataatAAATTACAAACGGGGgaggggattcgaacctgagacctatcgtACACATGCCCTCAGTTTTAACCACTAAGATAAGACATCATTGGTGGTTCTTTGACAAGGTAAAGACTAGTGAATTGCATTTACCACACCCAAAAACCGCGACTGGTAAGAATCGAATTCATGACTTTAATTCAGGTCATAAGATGAAATGTAAACCAACGATCAAGTTCAGACTATGTAGGAAGAGAATATTTAAACATGCTTATTTGTAGATTATACTTTCAACTTAAGCAAAAATGATTAAGCATTCAATGATTTAGGAAAGTAATTAAAAAGAAAGTAATAAGCAATTAAACTTGCGGGAAAGTGAGACTCACATAGTATGATAGTAGTATTTCATCCAGAGGTACATGCTGGTCTTCGAGGAGGTAGTTGTTGGTGGGGTGTTCTCTGCCATacatattttaattttgttataaAATTGTCCAAAGGGTACGACTCGGGTATATAATAAAAGTTTCTAATATAGAGAATATTGACACGTAACCCTTAAAGTTGACAACGTAATTTTATAGGATCGAGTCGGAAGAAATAAAGAGAAAAGTTTCGTAAATGTAATAGCACCAAGACAATTACTCGTTTTAATAACTTACCATAGAGCTGATCAACGTTGGCCCGACTAGCTGATCCGGCCCGAAAATTACCGAGTTTGGACAGAATTTTTCGGGCCAGTTTCCGGGCTCGGCCCGAACTTTTAAAAAATTACGGGTTTTGGGCAACATAAATCAACAAGttaagttataaatttggccccaCCCCAAGTGGTCCGAAAACTCGCTATATTTGGCCCGAAATAACGGGCTTTGGGCACAAAATAACGGCACGAAGTTTGGCCCGGCCCAACCCGACATAATGGGCAGATTTTTATGCCCTCGACCCGGCCCGCTTTTGGTCTAACTTATCATAAGATCCGTAGTTATTATGACTTTATGAGTGTATTCTCTGTTTCTCTTTTACTCTCATAATCTCAAGAGGTCCGAGTTGCCAATCCTAAGTGTCGTGTTAACAAAACAATAGTCAGTTAAGCAACTCCATTGTCGATCAAAACCATCTAATAGTAATTACGgagtagtaattagtaattacggAGTAGTAATTAGCAATAATATGAAATTGATCATAATATGTACCTGCAATTTTGGGCGTAGGGACTCCACCGCAGTTATTGATTTATGATCTGATGCTCCTTGCTGAAAGATAAAATTGAGAAATTTCATCCTATTTCTTAAAATTGGCAGTTGTAAATTTGATCAATTATGTATCCATGTTTTTTGACGCCGGTTTAAACAAGTATTACCTCTGTTTCAAAAAaatctttacacttactatttgcacggactccggtaaaatatttgaccgttaatatattcaattatatacgacacaaaattatgaaaatttgatatttataaaatacattttgagacgatctaacaagatatctcatgataattttggatagatataatagtgagaatttatgaTCAAAGTTTTGATTgttggacacatttttcaaagcgtaaagaatttaatgaaatggaggtagtagtAGTATTAACAAAAGAGTTCACAAAATACAGAACTACATAGTACTCCCGATTATGAGAGTAACACATTAGCTAAACTTCAGGGGGCTGCTAATCACCACTATACACCCCGAAACTACTAATTAAGATGAGCACTATCTATGTATCCGTGTTGTTAATCCTTGAGTTTGTCCATTTGTAAGGCTAATGGAGGTTCCATGCACACAAAAACCAATTGGCAATAGTGGGAATAATTCTACAAGCTTATAAGGTGGTATTTTCTCTCCTATTTTCCGAATGTGGGACAACTCACATGAGGGTAACATTAAGTTCAACACTGATTCACTATGGATATGCCTAAATTTGGGTCTCGAAGGTAGTACTACGTATTATTGAAGACGGATAGCCAAGTTGTTGTTTCTCGACTAATTTCGAAGGTGGATTTCTACTTTTATGTTTTGGACTCTATCTTGAGGAACATTATGCAATTAATTTTGCTCCCATTTTGATTTGGTTATATGATCTCATGTTATATAATTAAGAAATAGGAACTCATTGCTCATGATCTTGCTAGCTTAGAGATTTCCTCACAAATCTTTTGCCTAAAAACAACTCATAAATTGCAAAGAGCCACATACCTTGCCAAGAGCCCAATCTGCTGAATCAAAGAAGGCCCGCTCATGATCCTGTTCCGAGTTCATCAAGTTTTAATGTCAAGCTTATTGCAATCGAGAAGTAATTATACTATTTCCTCGCTACAAGTATTAATTAGGTGTTATGCAAATTCTTGTTAAAGACAGTCTGAGAGTTAAGTAAGTATCAGACGGTCTGTTAAGATATTTGGCCGGACTAATTAACTTTTTAGTTTTACTTGCAAGAGATTTACTTAGCTTATTTACCTTTGTGATTAGGGGCTTCTTCTTAGGCATAAGTCCTCCGTATTTCTTACGGTTAGATGAGGGCTGCAATGCAATAATCAAATCATTATTATTGCTTCAATATATAAGTAAAcactaatataaaaaaaaatcaaaattatatGGCCACCTTTTCTTCTCTCTATTTTCATATTCTGAATCTATACATCTAtgcctagtatttaaaaaagtaaaccacatttgattagatgacactgCACGCGTCATCCTTTTCTTTCCTCCAtcaatttggttttttttttgttgttgtttgatatgttatacttcctccgtcttttaatactcgcaacgtttgttagtttcacgcatgccaatgcacaactttgatcatttatatcttaaattctctttatgcaaaaattataaaaagttgatattttgaaaatacacattgagacgaatctaacaagatcccacgtgactatgttttatcttatataaaaaatactaagaatagtcaaagtagattatatgaatagtggcaaaagtccaaacgttgcgagtattaaaagacggaggaagtacaacTTTAATCGCCTTTTTCATTCCATCTTCTCATACAACATCAATTCATCAATCTATTCATTCAATATTTTCCACTTCATCTTCCCtattaacactcaatattaatacattatttaatttatgtattctttcaactttcaaaattacctctatttaaatcatatattttctctaaaatcaaaagctcaataaaattagaacttaaAAAGATAGACTAAATAACCATTATATAATCGTCCGTTCAAAGAACGGGCTTAAAAGCTAGTTATTTTTGAGAAGTGTCTCTTCTTTTCATATTATCAAGAAGTGCAAGTGACTGATTAGTAGGCCGGATCATAGGATCTATCAGTGTAGTTAACCAAGTCGTCAAACTACGGTGTTGGAATATCCCAAAAGGTTGATTCTAAGAAGTGTCTCTTTTtcgtttctttcctttttgtttgttttgtgttttgttcTCTTTGTTTGTGTTTGGGGTTCTCTCTTGACAACAAAAAAATCTTGTCATTATTTTTACCATTaaatcccgtgcacgcacggattttgataatttttttcac
This genomic stretch from Spinacia oleracea cultivar Varoflay chromosome 3, BTI_SOV_V1, whole genome shotgun sequence harbors:
- the LOC110776971 gene encoding uncharacterized protein, whose amino-acid sequence is MADYDGGEEYLAPIDMDEPSSNRKKYGGLMPKKKPLITKDHERAFFDSADWALGKQGASDHKSITAVESLRPKLQRTPHQQLPPRRPACTSG